DNA from Synergistota bacterium:
GCCATAGCTGCCCGTCTTGCTGCATCAAGGAGAGATGATGTCGGATTAGCGAAGCTCAGAAGCAATCTCGATGAGCAGCGAAAGATGGTCTTAAGCGGAAACATAGATTGGAAGTATATAGAGCTAAATGATGAGTTCCATTTAGTTATAGCTCAGATGACCCAGAACCAGTTTTTTTATAGGATTTTGCGCAATATGAGAGAGCTCGTCAGGCTTTACAGACTTGGAAGCGTGGGATGTTTGGGAAGGCTTAAGGAATCGTTTGAGGAGCACATAAAAATATATGAAGCTATAAGGGATAGAGATCCAGAAGCTGCCTACAACATGACATTCGTTCACGTGAGGAATGCCTTCGCTTACATAGAGAGGCGTGAGGAGGTGCAGGAACTTGGTAGAGCCCTATGAGAAACTTAAAAGTAGCCCTTTCTATGTGAAGAGAACGCCCGAGGGAGAGCTTATAGCGGTTTTAGATCTTAAGCTTGATGGCAGGGGTTTGAAGCTTATACTGCCGAGATCTCGGGCTATAAAGAGGGGGGAAATTCATGAGGTAATCATTACAACGGAGGATGCTTCACCTGGTGAAGAAGTTGGATACGCCGTTTACGTTGGTTTCTGGGAAGCTTCGGTGGGAGGAATAGTTGAGGTTGGAGATGAGCTTTGGATAGGGGGGAAGAGAATAGGGGTTTTGCTTGGATTTGATGAAACACACTTTCCTAATCACTTAAATATGGTCTTCAGGGGAGAGCCTCTTACAGGTAAGGAGCGGGGGCTTTCTCTCGGAGACGAAGTTAAATTTAAGAGGA
Protein-coding regions in this window:
- a CDS encoding GntR family transcriptional regulator, with the translated sequence MDSVVDLIKRGIMTGKFLPGQRLNEVELAEEFGVSRTPVREALRELVASGLLEYEKRRGIRVKRYTLAEIRQVYEVWSELEAIAARLAASRRDDVGLAKLRSNLDEQRKMVLSGNIDWKYIELNDEFHLVIAQMTQNQFFYRILRNMRELVRLYRLGSVGCLGRLKESFEEHIKIYEAIRDRDPEAAYNMTFVHVRNAFAYIERREEVQELGRAL